The following are encoded in a window of Pongo abelii isolate AG06213 chromosome 16, NHGRI_mPonAbe1-v2.0_pri, whole genome shotgun sequence genomic DNA:
- the LOC129050328 gene encoding golgin subfamily A member 6-like protein 7: MWPQPHLPPLPMMSEKNQQSKLPEAKEQFTDDHQWNSAGAGTGATDSKQKKINNGTDPEKTTSGGYHSPEDEKQESHQYQQALRRQLEAQDHTIRILMCQKTELETALYYSQDAARKFEEESKDLAGCLHHSWNFARELQQALSAVSTQHKKADRYIKELTKERDALSLELYRNTITNEELKEKNAELQEKLRLVETEKSEIQLHIKELKRKLETGKILLPQVQTNTLQEEKMWNQEEELRDQKEKLRKQEEKMWRQEQRLRKQEKELCELEEQMRKQEEQMWEQDKQMRKQEEHMCDLEGQMRKQGEEMQKKEEQMMKQEEQMWEQEKQMMKQEEHMCDLEGQMRKQEEEMRKQEEQMRKQEEQMRKQEEQMQKQEEQMWEQDKQMQKQEEQMQEQEEQMRKQEEQMQEKEEQMQKQEQMRKQEEQMCELEEQMRMQEEQMREQDERLRFKEERLWDQDEKMQEEEEKMRGQVEEKMRGQVEKMREKERTGEQKMQEERCSEPCLPPSEDLYDTSHPGSVKPAREATEGSPDDNCTAQQIMQLLGGRKNAQEGPVLGSTSCIPFFYRGDKRKMKIISI; the protein is encoded by the exons ATGtggccccaaccccacctccctcccctccccatgatGTCAGAGAAAAACCAACAGAGCAAATTGCCTGAGGCCAAGGAACAG TTTACAGATGATCATCAGTGGAACAGTGCTGGTGCTGGTACCGGAGCAACCGAcagcaaacagaagaaaataaataatggcactGACCCTGAGAAAACCACTTCTGGTGGTTACCATTCACCTGAGGAT GAAAAGCAGGAAAGCCACCAATATCAGCAAGCCCTAAGGAGGCagctagag GCCCAGGATCATACCATACGAATCCTTATGTGTCAGAAAACTGAACTGGAGACAGCGCTCTATTACAGCCAGGATGCTGCTAGGAAATTTGAAG AAGAATCCAAGGATCTGGCAGGATGCCTGCATCATTCCTGGAACTTTGCAAGAGAGTTACAGCAGGCTCTCTCTGCTGTGTCCACACAGCACAAGAAGGCGGACAGG TATATCAAGGAGTTAACAAAGGAGAGGGACGCTTTGAGTCTGGAGCTGTACAGGAACAC CATAACCAATGaggagctgaaggagaaaaatgctGAACTACAAGAAAAACTTCGACTCGTAGAAACTGAAAAGTCTGAGATCCAGCTCCACATCAAGGAGCTAAAAAGGAAACTGGAGACGGGCAAAATCCTGCTGCCACAG GTTCAAACCAACACtttgcaggaggagaagatgtggaatcAGGAGGAGGAGCTACGGGATCAGAAGGAGAAGCtacggaagcaggaggagaagatgtggagacagGAGCAGAGGCTGCGGAAGCAGGAGAAGGAGCTGTGCGagctggaggagcagatgcggaagcaggaggagcagatgtgggagcaggataagcagatgcggaagcaggaggagcatatGTGCGACCTGGAGgggcagatgcggaagcaggggGAGGAGATGCAGaagaaggaggagcagatgaTGAAGCAGGAGGAACAGATGTGGGAGCAGGAGAAGCAGATGATGAAGCAGGAGGAGCATATGTGTGACCTGGAGgggcagatgcggaagcaggaggaggagatgcggaagcaggaggagcagatgcggaagcaggaggagcagatgcggaagcaggaggagcagatgcagaagcaggaggagcagatgtggGAGCAGGATAAGCAgatgcagaagcaggaggaacagatgcaggagcaggaggagcagatgcggaagcaggaggagcagatgcaggagaaggaggagcagatgcagaagcaggagcagatgcggaagcaggaggagcagatgtgtGAGCTGGAGGAGCAAATGCGgatgcaggaggagcagatgagggAGCAGGATGAGAGGCTGCGATTTAAGGAGGAGAGGCTGTGGGATCAGGATGAGAAgatgcaggaggaggaggagaagatgcggggGCAGGTGGAGGAGAAGATGAGGGGGCAGGTGGAGAAGATGCGGGAGAAGGAGAGGACGGGAGAGCAGAAGATGCAGGAGGAGCGGTGCTCagagccctgcctccctccctccgaaGATCTGTATGATACGAGCCACCCTGGCAGCGTGAAGCCTGCACGAGAGGCCACGGAGGGTTCTCCTGATGACAATTGCACTGCACAGCAGATCATGCAGCTGCTTGGTGGAAGGAAGAATGCCCAGGAGGGCCCAGTCTTAGGCAGCACCTCCTGCATCCCATTCTTCTACCGAGgagacaagagaaagatgaagatCATCAGTATCTAA